One genomic segment of Thalassospiraceae bacterium LMO-SO8 includes these proteins:
- a CDS encoding Na(+)/H(+) antiporter subunit B, with protein MMHRKVVLRVVSKFLIPPILLFALYVQFHGDFGPGGGFQAGVIFGSGFILYAILFGVETVKRVLPPWSTRLLLVVGVLTYGLTGVAGLILGGNYLDYNVLAHDPLHGQHYGILIVELGVGITVAAAMITIFNVFAAQSGGD; from the coding sequence ATGATGCACCGCAAGGTCGTTCTCCGCGTCGTCTCCAAGTTTCTGATTCCGCCGATCCTGCTGTTCGCGCTTTACGTTCAGTTTCACGGCGACTTCGGCCCCGGCGGCGGGTTTCAGGCGGGCGTGATCTTCGGCTCGGGCTTTATCCTTTACGCGATCCTGTTCGGCGTGGAGACGGTGAAACGCGTGCTGCCGCCCTGGTCGACGCGCCTGCTGCTGGTCGTCGGCGTGTTGACCTACGGGCTGACCGGGGTCGCGGGGCTGATCCTGGGCGGCAACTATCTGGACTACAACGTCCTGGCCCACGACCCCTTGCACGGACAGCACTACGGCATCCTGATCGTCGAACTGGGCGTCGGCATCACGGTCGCGGCGGCGATGATCACGATCTTCAACGTGTTCGCCGCCCAATCGGGCGGGGACTGA
- a CDS encoding TIGR02466 family protein — MTDTSQDGILDLWPTKLVRRHLPGFEEPTQALVKLIRDMERANKNLTTDYLAPDFFNLDDPAVGWLREQINLTVVDYLRAIGIDYDVKWTIQGWPNINRLGDYHDAHNHPGAYLSGTYYLKMPGAKEPMRNRADLRPSHITFYDPRPGVNMTAIAKDPYVDPEFTVLPEPGLLMMWPAFLSHFIHPNLSKDTRVSVSFNIVLKWQDHYRPSQ; from the coding sequence ATGACGGACACTTCTCAAGACGGCATCCTCGACCTGTGGCCGACCAAGCTGGTGCGCCGCCACCTGCCGGGTTTCGAGGAACCGACCCAGGCCCTGGTCAAGCTGATCCGCGACATGGAGCGGGCGAACAAGAACCTGACCACGGACTACCTGGCCCCCGATTTCTTCAATCTGGACGATCCCGCCGTCGGCTGGCTGCGCGAACAGATCAACCTGACCGTGGTTGATTATCTGCGCGCCATCGGCATCGACTACGACGTGAAGTGGACCATCCAGGGCTGGCCCAACATCAACCGACTGGGCGATTACCACGACGCCCATAATCACCCGGGGGCCTACCTGTCCGGGACCTATTACCTGAAGATGCCGGGGGCGAAGGAGCCCATGCGCAACCGCGCCGACCTGCGCCCCTCGCACATCACGTTCTACGACCCGCGCCCGGGCGTGAACATGACGGCGATCGCCAAGGACCCCTACGTCGACCCCGAATTCACGGTGCTGCCGGAACCGGGCCTCTTGATGATGTGGCCGGCCTTTCTCAGCCACTTCATCCACCCGAACCTGTCCAAGGACACCCGGGTCTCGGTCAGCTTCAACATCGTGCTCAAGTGGCAGGACCACTACCGGCCGTCGCAGTAA
- a CDS encoding Na+/H+ antiporter subunit E, producing MLHAISLSIGLAALWWLLSGYTIPLILAFGAGSVALVVFIAHRMDVVDHEGHPIHVTWRWLTYLPWLGKEIVMANIDVVKAVLSPKGRVHTSVLRTKATQKTELGHVIYANSITLTPGTVTLAVEDGVMIVHALTRGAADGLKSGEMDRRCTAVEGAPGEDR from the coding sequence GTGCTCCATGCGATCAGCCTTAGCATCGGCTTGGCCGCGCTCTGGTGGCTGCTATCGGGCTATACGATTCCCCTGATCCTGGCCTTCGGCGCGGGCTCCGTCGCCCTGGTCGTGTTCATCGCCCACCGCATGGACGTGGTCGACCACGAAGGCCATCCCATCCACGTCACCTGGCGCTGGCTGACCTACCTGCCCTGGCTGGGCAAGGAGATCGTCATGGCCAACATCGACGTGGTGAAGGCCGTTCTGTCGCCCAAGGGCCGAGTCCACACCTCGGTCCTGCGCACCAAGGCGACGCAGAAGACGGAACTGGGCCATGTCATCTACGCCAATTCCATCACCCTCACGCCGGGCACGGTGACCCTCGCCGTCGAGGACGGGGTAATGATCGTCCACGCGCTGACGCGGGGTGCGGCCGACGGGCTGAAGTCCGGCGAGATGGACCGCCGCTGCACGGCCGTCGAGGGCGCGCCCGGAGAGGACCGCTAG
- a CDS encoding DUF192 domain-containing protein, whose translation MTDKIFGSWKIPRRARLRFGAVLAVLCVVLGGMAAQADGRAVGFAESEVVVHTANGAYPFKVEVAVDDAQRALGLMYRRDLAPDRGMLFDFGREIYISMWMRNTFIPLDMLFIGADGRIGFIRERTTPQSLETIEAPERNRAVLEVAAGTVARLGIRVGDRVDHAIFR comes from the coding sequence ATGACCGACAAGATTTTCGGATCGTGGAAAATCCCGCGCCGCGCGCGCCTGCGTTTTGGCGCGGTATTGGCGGTGCTTTGCGTCGTTTTGGGCGGCATGGCCGCGCAGGCGGACGGCCGGGCGGTCGGATTCGCCGAATCCGAAGTGGTCGTGCATACGGCGAACGGCGCATATCCATTCAAGGTCGAGGTCGCGGTCGACGACGCGCAGCGCGCCCTCGGCCTGATGTACCGCCGCGACCTGGCTCCGGACCGCGGCATGCTGTTCGACTTCGGCCGCGAGATCTACATCTCCATGTGGATGCGCAACACCTTTATTCCGCTCGACATGCTGTTCATCGGCGCGGACGGGCGCATCGGATTCATCCGCGAACGCACGACGCCGCAGTCCCTGGAGACCATCGAGGCGCCGGAGCGCAACCGCGCCGTGCTCGAGGTCGCCGCCGGGACCGTGGCGCGGCTCGGCATCCGCGTCGGCGACCGGGTCGATCACGCGATCTTCCGCTAA
- a CDS encoding TRAP transporter substrate-binding protein, whose protein sequence is MNRRDLLKASVTAGAAAGGLLAAPAIARAKDTFNWKMTNMYPAGAPFYTVGPGSPTDFCARVKEMSGGRLNIQHFAAGELIPPKEGFDAVRAGTIEMNAGNAYYWAGKIFAAQYFTTVPFGLNFQGVNAWMYHAGGLELWNEVYADYGLTALPMGNTGVQMTGWFKKPIESVKDFDGLKMRIPGLAGKVYEKLGVAVKLLPGGEIFPALERGVIDAAEFVGPFQDRRMGLHKAAKYYYTTGWHEPSNVTELLMNKKSWDSLPKDLQAIVKSCAQACNLDSHAWSEANNADALTDLVTNHGVIAQTLPDAVVAELKKLTEQVLAEKAAADPLTKKVHDHFMAFRAKHRSWAAISEKPYQGMISS, encoded by the coding sequence ATGAATCGCCGAGACCTCTTGAAAGCCTCCGTCACCGCCGGGGCCGCCGCCGGCGGTCTGCTGGCCGCCCCGGCCATCGCCCGCGCCAAGGACACCTTCAACTGGAAGATGACCAACATGTATCCGGCCGGCGCCCCCTTCTATACGGTCGGCCCGGGCAGCCCCACGGACTTCTGCGCGCGCGTCAAGGAAATGTCGGGCGGCCGCCTGAACATCCAGCACTTCGCCGCCGGCGAACTGATCCCGCCCAAGGAAGGTTTCGACGCCGTGCGCGCCGGCACCATCGAAATGAACGCCGGCAACGCCTATTACTGGGCCGGAAAGATCTTCGCCGCGCAATATTTCACCACCGTTCCCTTCGGCCTCAACTTCCAGGGCGTCAACGCCTGGATGTACCACGCGGGCGGCCTGGAGCTGTGGAACGAGGTCTATGCCGATTACGGCCTGACCGCCCTGCCCATGGGCAACACGGGCGTGCAGATGACCGGCTGGTTCAAGAAACCCATTGAATCCGTTAAGGATTTCGACGGCCTGAAGATGCGCATCCCGGGCCTCGCCGGCAAGGTCTACGAAAAGCTCGGCGTTGCCGTGAAGCTGCTGCCGGGCGGGGAGATCTTCCCGGCGCTGGAACGCGGCGTGATCGACGCGGCCGAATTCGTCGGCCCCTTCCAGGACCGCCGCATGGGCCTGCACAAGGCCGCCAAGTACTACTACACCACCGGCTGGCACGAGCCGTCCAACGTCACGGAACTGCTGATGAACAAGAAGTCCTGGGACAGCCTGCCCAAGGACCTTCAAGCCATCGTCAAGTCCTGCGCCCAGGCCTGCAACCTGGACAGCCACGCCTGGAGCGAGGCCAACAACGCCGACGCCCTGACGGATCTGGTGACCAACCACGGCGTCATCGCCCAAACCCTGCCCGACGCGGTCGTCGCCGAGCTCAAGAAGCTGACCGAACAGGTTCTGGCGGAAAAGGCCGCCGCCGATCCGTTGACCAAGAAGGTCCACGACCATTTCATGGCCTTCCGGGCCAAGCATCGGTCATGGGCCGCGATCTCGGAAAAGCCCTATCAGGGCATGATCTCTTCCTAA
- a CDS encoding NIPSNAP family protein, which translates to MIHELRIYHCAPGRLPALLNRFASTTLGIWDRHGIRQAGFWTTEIGPENHALYYLLEWESLAEREQKWNAFQADPEWIAKRAESEKDGPIVATIENMILKPTAFSAVK; encoded by the coding sequence ATGATCCACGAACTGAGAATTTACCACTGCGCGCCGGGGCGCCTGCCTGCCCTGTTGAATCGTTTTGCGTCAACCACCCTGGGCATCTGGGACCGTCACGGCATTCGTCAGGCCGGGTTCTGGACGACCGAGATCGGTCCGGAAAACCATGCCCTGTACTATCTGCTGGAATGGGAATCCCTGGCCGAGCGCGAGCAGAAATGGAACGCCTTCCAGGCCGATCCGGAATGGATCGCCAAGCGGGCCGAATCCGAAAAGGACGGTCCCATCGTCGCCACCATCGAAAACATGATCCTCAAGCCGACGGCATTCTCGGCCGTCAAATAG
- a CDS encoding Lin0512 family protein: protein MSKKLDRVILEMGSGVSLRGGNYTKAACRAVDDAIHHSSLSVMRELGMDPDADMTVEVTIGVQDPSAVDVDAVQAMLPHGKATVRVVKGGLNVPYPERGYETVIASAAVAAFADLSRFKASK, encoded by the coding sequence ATGAGCAAGAAACTGGACCGCGTGATTTTGGAAATGGGCTCCGGCGTCTCGCTGCGCGGCGGCAACTATACCAAAGCCGCCTGCCGCGCCGTCGATGACGCCATCCATCATTCAAGCTTGTCGGTCATGCGCGAATTGGGCATGGACCCGGATGCCGATATGACCGTCGAGGTGACGATCGGCGTGCAGGACCCGTCGGCGGTCGACGTCGATGCCGTGCAGGCCATGCTGCCCCACGGCAAGGCAACGGTCCGCGTCGTCAAGGGCGGCCTGAACGTGCCGTATCCCGAGCGCGGGTACGAAACCGTCATCGCCAGCGCGGCGGTCGCGGCATTTGCCGATCTGTCGCGGTTCAAAGCCTCCAAATAG
- a CDS encoding TRAP transporter small permease subunit, producing the protein MHPRSPSGLRRLEAALLIPVEWAGRLAAVCGLVMVFVVAGNVLTRYGFNLSSVALQELEWHLVSPIALIGMSYAMQKGEHVRVDFLYARLPARWQAVVDLVTDFLVIGVAVTIVVLSLPYVQQSYGILEGSPDPGGLPYRWVLKAFIPLGFGLLGLQAISQALGALTTFAAARAEQAAAQ; encoded by the coding sequence ATGCATCCACGCAGCCCCTCGGGCCTGCGGCGTCTCGAAGCGGCCCTGCTCATTCCCGTGGAATGGGCGGGCCGTCTCGCGGCCGTCTGCGGCCTGGTCATGGTGTTCGTCGTCGCGGGCAACGTGCTCACCCGCTACGGCTTCAATCTCAGCTCCGTCGCCCTGCAGGAACTGGAATGGCATTTGGTCTCGCCCATCGCCCTGATTGGCATGTCCTACGCCATGCAGAAGGGCGAGCATGTGCGGGTGGATTTCCTCTACGCCCGCCTGCCCGCCCGGTGGCAGGCCGTGGTCGACCTGGTCACGGACTTTCTCGTGATCGGGGTTGCCGTCACCATCGTCGTGCTGTCCCTGCCCTATGTGCAGCAGTCCTATGGCATTCTTGAAGGCTCGCCCGATCCGGGCGGCCTGCCGTACCGCTGGGTTCTGAAAGCCTTCATTCCCTTGGGCTTCGGCCTTTTGGGCCTACAGGCGATCAGCCAGGCCCTGGGCGCCCTCACCACCTTCGCCGCCGCGCGCGCAGAGCAGGCTGCCGCGCAATGA
- the mnhG gene encoding monovalent cation/H(+) antiporter subunit G, protein MALPIDPIIFDILTWLFILPGAVLLIIGGIGMITMPDVFARMHPAGIIDTLGCELILVGLMFQAGLTIVTVKLALILAFIFFTSPTATHALARACLNAGVTPRVDEEKSAALSRGGRP, encoded by the coding sequence ATGGCGCTCCCCATTGATCCGATCATCTTCGACATCCTGACCTGGCTGTTCATTCTGCCGGGGGCGGTGCTCTTGATCATCGGCGGCATCGGCATGATCACCATGCCCGACGTGTTCGCGCGCATGCATCCGGCGGGCATCATCGACACGCTCGGCTGCGAACTGATCCTGGTCGGCCTGATGTTCCAGGCCGGGCTGACCATCGTCACGGTCAAGCTGGCCCTGATCCTGGCCTTCATCTTCTTCACCAGCCCGACGGCGACGCATGCGCTCGCCCGCGCCTGCCTCAATGCCGGCGTCACGCCCCGGGTCGACGAGGAAAAGAGCGCGGCCCTCAGCCGGGGAGGCCGGCCATAG
- a CDS encoding cation:proton antiporter subunit C has translation MQGIVDIFKPLYDLWLSFEAFMVGPASPGLLGYWIVIALMMTGFYIVIAHDNLVKKIVGLNVFQVSVFLFYILMAKVTGGTAPILAEGIKLYSNPLPHVLILTAIVVGVATTALGLALVVRIRNAYDTIEDDEILAVEEEEDR, from the coding sequence ATGCAGGGGATCGTCGACATCTTCAAGCCGCTGTACGACCTGTGGCTTTCCTTCGAAGCCTTCATGGTCGGCCCGGCGTCGCCCGGACTGCTCGGCTATTGGATCGTCATCGCGCTGATGATGACCGGGTTCTACATCGTCATCGCCCATGACAACCTAGTGAAGAAGATCGTCGGCCTGAACGTGTTTCAGGTCTCGGTCTTTCTGTTCTACATCCTGATGGCCAAGGTCACGGGCGGCACGGCGCCGATCCTGGCCGAAGGCATCAAACTATATTCCAACCCCCTGCCCCATGTCCTGATCCTGACCGCGATCGTGGTCGGCGTGGCGACCACCGCCCTCGGCCTCGCCCTGGTCGTGCGCATCCGCAACGCCTACGACACCATCGAGGATGACGAGATTCTGGCCGTGGAAGAGGAGGAGGACAGGTGA
- a CDS encoding Lin0512 family protein, protein MSLKRMVLQMGQGTDIHGADSTKAAERAVRDALWRNFLQIADALGQPRDNMVIEVTIGAPRPETIDKAAVAAVFPYGQVTVTCQEGGLEIATPDGEDSTLLAHAAVVVRMEVSDDVLEAAQ, encoded by the coding sequence GTGAGCTTGAAACGCATGGTTCTGCAAATGGGGCAGGGGACCGATATCCACGGCGCGGACAGCACCAAGGCCGCCGAACGCGCGGTGCGTGACGCGCTGTGGCGGAATTTCCTGCAGATCGCCGATGCCCTGGGGCAGCCGCGTGACAACATGGTCATCGAGGTGACCATCGGCGCCCCCCGTCCCGAGACCATCGACAAGGCTGCCGTCGCGGCCGTCTTTCCCTACGGCCAGGTCACCGTGACCTGCCAGGAGGGGGGATTGGAAATCGCGACACCGGACGGCGAGGATTCGACCTTGCTGGCCCATGCCGCCGTTGTGGTTCGCATGGAGGTCTCCGACGACGTCCTGGAGGCCGCCCAATGA
- a CDS encoding ETC complex I subunit: protein MSEARIFQPAKNAMQSGRGKTRRWILEYEPAEPRVADPLMGWIGSGDTRGQLRLKFDSKEEAVDYAKKNGLIYKVIEPHARRVKPKSYSDNFAFDKVGVWTH from the coding sequence ATGAGCGAAGCGCGCATTTTTCAGCCGGCGAAGAACGCCATGCAGTCCGGCCGGGGCAAAACCCGGCGCTGGATACTGGAATACGAGCCGGCGGAACCCCGCGTCGCCGATCCCCTGATGGGCTGGATCGGCTCGGGCGACACCCGCGGCCAGCTGCGGCTTAAGTTCGACAGCAAGGAAGAAGCCGTCGACTACGCCAAGAAGAACGGCCTGATCTACAAGGTGATCGAGCCCCATGCCCGCCGCGTCAAGCCGAAGAGCTATTCCGACAACTTCGCCTTCGACAAGGTCGGCGTCTGGACCCACTGA
- a CDS encoding monovalent cation/H+ antiporter complex subunit F, producing the protein MSFAAAALAVLVTMVLVLVRALKGPTVFDRILAVNAFGTLTVLLISVVGFLQGRPEFLDLALVYALINFIGTIAVTKFIKFRDMGHGQETAGPDAGDI; encoded by the coding sequence ATGAGCTTCGCCGCCGCCGCCCTCGCCGTTCTGGTCACCATGGTCCTGGTCCTGGTGCGCGCGCTCAAGGGCCCGACCGTGTTCGACCGCATCCTTGCCGTGAACGCCTTCGGCACGTTGACCGTGCTGCTGATCTCGGTCGTCGGGTTCCTGCAGGGACGGCCGGAATTCCTCGATCTGGCGCTGGTCTATGCGCTGATCAACTTCATCGGCACCATCGCCGTGACCAAGTTCATCAAGTTCCGGGACATGGGCCATGGGCAGGAAACCGCCGGTCCCGACGCGGGAGATATCTGA
- the msrA gene encoding peptide-methionine (S)-S-oxide reductase MsrA, producing the protein MFSLFKTPNKSELPTAAQALPGRDTPIPTSEFHVVTGNRIKPPFPDGMETAVFGMGCFWGAERMFWQTPGVWTTAVGYGAGFTPNPTYQEVCTGQTGHNEILLAVYDTAKASFEDMLKVFWENHDPTQGMGQGNDRGTQYRSGIYVNSPDQRRAAEASLKAYQKKLTDAGYGKITTEIKDAGPFYYAEDVHQQYLAKNPRGYCGLGGTGIACPIGLNA; encoded by the coding sequence ATGTTTTCCCTGTTCAAGACGCCGAACAAATCTGAACTGCCGACCGCCGCTCAGGCCCTGCCCGGGCGCGACACGCCGATCCCCACGTCCGAATTCCACGTCGTCACCGGCAACCGCATCAAACCGCCGTTTCCCGACGGCATGGAAACGGCGGTGTTCGGCATGGGCTGTTTCTGGGGGGCGGAGCGCATGTTCTGGCAGACGCCCGGCGTCTGGACCACGGCGGTGGGATACGGCGCCGGGTTCACCCCCAATCCGACCTATCAGGAGGTCTGCACCGGCCAGACCGGCCATAACGAGATCCTGCTCGCCGTCTACGACACGGCCAAGGCGAGCTTCGAGGACATGCTGAAGGTGTTCTGGGAAAACCACGACCCGACCCAGGGCATGGGCCAGGGCAACGACCGGGGCACGCAGTACCGCTCCGGCATCTACGTGAATTCGCCCGACCAGCGCCGCGCCGCCGAGGCCTCGCTGAAGGCCTATCAGAAGAAACTCACCGACGCGGGCTACGGCAAGATCACGACCGAGATCAAGGATGCGGGGCCGTTCTATTACGCCGAGGACGTCCACCAGCAGTACCTGGCCAAGAACCCCCGGGGCTATTGCGGGTTGGGCGGTACGGGCATCGCCTGCCCGATCGGCCTGAACGCCTAG
- a CDS encoding TRAP transporter large permease subunit gives MTEMELLAIGMIGGFFGLLVIGIPVAISLAVSGLLFGYLGFGTSLFGLLPGRIHGVVTNYTLLALPLFIFMGVMLEKSRMAEDLIDVIGHAMGRLRGGMGLAIVIVGVLMGASSGIVGATVVTVGLLALGPLVRRGYDKGLACGTICASGTLGQIIPPSLVLILLADILGLSVGTLFAAAMVPGLMLAGILALYLLLVGYFRPDMAPAIPEAERDAMGRRELLIKLVQVVLPPLVLIFAVLGSIVGGVAAPTEAASMGALGSLILALMGGRLNLRVLADVCKSTLLTSAMVFFILICAQPFGLAFRGLGGEHLVGYMFDFIPGGVTADLLFMMAVIFVLGFFLEWIEISYIALPLFLPVFAHSGVDMVWLAILVAMNLQTSFLTPPFGWALFFLKGVAPPDITTGDIYRGVIPFIALQMVALGLLFAFPEIATWLPKAIGW, from the coding sequence ATGACGGAAATGGAACTGCTCGCCATCGGCATGATCGGCGGCTTCTTCGGGCTTCTGGTGATCGGCATCCCTGTCGCCATCTCGCTGGCCGTGTCGGGCCTGCTGTTCGGCTATCTGGGGTTCGGCACCAGCCTGTTCGGCCTGCTGCCGGGGCGCATTCACGGCGTCGTCACCAATTACACCCTGCTGGCCCTGCCCCTGTTCATCTTCATGGGCGTGATGCTGGAAAAATCCCGCATGGCCGAGGACCTGATCGACGTCATCGGCCACGCCATGGGGCGGCTCCGGGGCGGCATGGGCCTCGCCATCGTCATCGTCGGCGTGCTGATGGGGGCGTCGTCGGGCATCGTGGGTGCCACGGTCGTCACCGTCGGTCTGTTGGCGCTCGGCCCCCTGGTGCGGCGCGGCTACGACAAGGGGCTCGCCTGCGGCACCATCTGCGCGTCCGGCACGCTCGGCCAGATCATCCCGCCCAGCCTGGTCCTGATCCTGTTGGCCGATATCCTGGGCCTGTCCGTGGGCACCCTGTTCGCCGCCGCCATGGTGCCGGGCCTGATGCTGGCAGGAATCCTGGCCCTTTACCTGCTGCTGGTCGGCTATTTCCGCCCTGACATGGCCCCCGCCATCCCCGAGGCCGAACGCGACGCCATGGGCCGGCGCGAACTGCTGATCAAGCTGGTGCAGGTCGTGCTGCCGCCCCTGGTGCTGATTTTCGCCGTTCTCGGCTCCATCGTCGGCGGCGTCGCGGCGCCGACGGAGGCCGCCTCCATGGGCGCCCTCGGCTCCCTCATCCTGGCCCTCATGGGCGGGCGGCTGAACCTGCGCGTCCTGGCCGACGTGTGCAAAAGCACGCTTTTGACCTCGGCCATGGTGTTCTTCATCCTGATCTGCGCCCAGCCCTTCGGCCTGGCGTTCCGGGGCCTCGGCGGCGAACACCTGGTCGGCTACATGTTCGACTTCATCCCGGGCGGCGTGACCGCCGACCTGCTGTTCATGATGGCGGTGATCTTCGTGCTGGGCTTCTTCCTGGAATGGATCGAGATTTCCTACATCGCCCTGCCCCTGTTCCTGCCCGTGTTCGCCCATTCGGGCGTCGACATGGTGTGGCTCGCGATCCTGGTCGCCATGAACCTGCAGACATCGTTCCTCACGCCGCCCTTCGGCTGGGCCCTGTTCTTCCTCAAGGGCGTGGCGCCGCCGGACATCACCACCGGCGACATCTACCGGGGCGTCATTCCGTTCATCGCCTTGCAGATGGTGGCGCTGGGCCTGCTGTTCGCCTTCCCGGAAATCGCGACCTGGCTGCCCAAGGCCATCGGCTGGTGA
- a CDS encoding DUF4040 domain-containing protein, with translation MLMMGAVGLAIARIRDLFAVSMLSGIFSLIGAAAYVVLDAVDVAFTEAAVGAGISTVLMLGTLALTTRKEKLGGGKSKSTTAFLVVAVTGAVLVYGTFDMPRYGDKIAAIHHHVVPRYIEKSGEEVGMPNIVTSVLASYRGYDTLGEVFVIFTAATGVLAILGRARRRREDEEADEGGSGAKETAS, from the coding sequence ATGCTCATGATGGGGGCCGTGGGCCTGGCCATCGCGCGCATCCGCGACCTGTTCGCCGTGTCCATGCTGTCGGGCATCTTCTCGCTGATCGGCGCCGCCGCCTATGTGGTGCTGGACGCGGTCGACGTCGCCTTCACCGAGGCCGCCGTGGGGGCCGGGATATCCACCGTGCTGATGCTCGGCACCCTGGCATTGACCACGCGCAAGGAAAAGCTGGGCGGCGGCAAAAGCAAGAGCACGACCGCGTTTCTGGTCGTCGCCGTGACCGGCGCCGTGCTGGTCTACGGCACCTTCGACATGCCCCGCTACGGCGACAAGATCGCCGCCATCCATCACCACGTGGTGCCCCGCTATATCGAGAAATCGGGCGAGGAAGTGGGCATGCCCAACATCGTCACCAGCGTGCTGGCCAGCTACCGCGGCTATGACACCCTCGGCGAGGTCTTCGTGATCTTCACCGCCGCCACGGGGGTGCTCGCCATTCTGGGCCGCGCGCGCCGTCGGCGCGAGGACGAGGAAGCGGACGAAGGCGGCTCCGGCGCGAAGGAGACCGCATCATGA